ACTCTTTCAGTCAATAAGagattatatattttaatttacagcccggccccctaacaatttttttattgtaattttgaataatttacCTTAATGTGCGTAAACTATTTCTGtttaaaattgtttgaaatgtcacatgttaaatgtttgaaCATTAACTATCAGTTTGCTGTACTGTGCCAGCTGTACTACTATATaggtacgtattttctattgtttcattgaaaatcaaACCGCAAAGTCCAttcggctgtcatctgttttaattacgaGACACAATTTTGTCAAAATCCTGATTTCTTTATCTCATGCTTGAAATGAGAAATTCTTACTTTGATAAAGCAGTTTAATACTAGTGAGTGTtgacgacacagctttgcaacagttgatattctagtttcaagcatgttttactcaatagaggtcataaaatctcagcaacaagctgtaatatcttactgagatcattcaggaccaaaacacttaaaaaagtaaaaccctaacataaaatctgcttagtgagaataattatcttatcagacagagaGTCACCCTTATGTgagatattcaatcttacttagatttcagtttttgcagtgtacaggccaaaagtttggccaTATCTTGTCATctgaatgtgttttctttattttcatgactatataACTTGTAGATTGTCATCAAAAAACATCAAAAGTATGACACCTCTGAAgtaaaaaccctttcaggtgactacctcttgaagctcattgagagaatgccaagagtgtgcaaagcagtaatcggagaaaagggtggttattttgaataaagtagaatataaaacatgttttcagctttttaacttttttgtaaagtacatacagtggggcaaaaaagtatttagtcagccaccgattgtgcaagttctcccacttaaaatgatgacagaggtctgtaattttcatcataggtacacttcaactgtgggagacaaaatgtgaaaaaaaatccaggaattcacattgtaggaattttaaataatctatttgtaaattatggtggaaaataagtatttggtcaaccattaaaagctctcactgatggaaggagattttgtctcaaaatctcacgatacatggccccattcattctttccttaatacggatcaatcgtcctgtccccttagcagaaaaacagtcccaaagcatgatgtttccacccctatgcttcacagtaggtatggtgctcttgggatgcaactcagtattcttcttcctctaaacacgacaagttgagtttataccaaaatggatacatggatgatacagcagaggattgggagaatgtcatgtggtcagatgaaaccaaaataaaagtttttggtataaactcaactcgtcgtgtttggaggaagaaaaatactgcgttgcatcccaagaacaccacacctactgtgaagcacaggggtggaaacatcatggtttggggctgtttttctgctaaggggacaggaagactgatccgtgttaagaaaagaatgaatggggccatgtatcgtgagattttgagccaaaacctccttccatcagtgagagctttgaatggttgaccaaatacttattttccaccataatttacaaacaaattatttaaaattcctacaatgggaattcctggatttttcttccacattctgtctctcacagttgaagtgtacctatgatgaaaattacagacctctgtcatcattttaagtgggagaacttgcacaattggtggctgactaaatacttttttgccccactgtaactccacgtgtgttcattcatagttttgaggccttcagtgacaatctacaatgtaaattagtcatgaaaaaaacaaaaaacaaacgcaCTAAATGGTGTGTGCAAACTTTTGGTTCTGTATCTTCAACAAAATGATGGATTGAAGTTTAAGCTCTGTCAACAACAATTATTACAGCAGTTCAACATTAATGGTTTGCTTACATTTACTCTTTTCATTTTTATGGACTTCAGTGAGTTAGCTCAATTCTTGGATCAACTTACTATTCCCTATCCTCTTTCCTTTCTTAAAGCTCTCCTCAACAAGCGCTTTTGTTTTCTCCACAGTCTCCCTGCCGCTCTCTCGCCTGCTGTGCTCCTTCCACATCTCCAAAGCCAGTCGGCGAGTCCTCTGAGAATTATCCATCGTCCATGCTTGGAAGAATTCACACTTCTTGGAAGCCAGGAAGTATTTCTGTCTCTTTGCACCTTCGTCGCCGTCCTTGGAGAGGACCGGTCTGACTTTGGAGAGTGCCGAGTGGAGCTGACTCAAGGCCGCCAGGGTGTAGCCTGTGGGGTCCTTGTCGTCTCGCCCGGTCATGATGTGAGCAGCGCCTTCCGCCGCCCAGTCCGTGGCACGGGACTCCCCTTTGTCAAGGTAGCCTCCTGACAAAATGAGAGTCTCCGCGCAATGCACAGCCTCTTGGGTGGAGTTGAAAACCCTGCTGGAACTCAGCGCCTCAGACAAGGCAAGCATGGTGTCGCAGAACTCGCTCAGGAGCGAGTTCACGTCCCCGTTAAACAGACGCAAAATGAAACTGTAGcaataaagagcgttgactaaACCGTAGCAGACTAAAGGAGATGGATTTGGACATAAGTCACCCAGTTTGGGGATTTTGGAAGAAATTGAAGGCATACGGCTGGCTGCTGAGCTTCCTCTTGTCATTGCCTCCTTTTTACTCCTGCCTTGGGACTTTTTGGCTTTACAGTCCTGGTTCTGAACCGTCTCTGGTGGTGATTCACCATTCTCCTGCTTGTTCACCTCCTCCTCCAGCACCTCCACCAGTGCTCTCCTTCCAGCCTCGTGCTCCTCCCACCAAGGCCTCCACATTGGGATCAACCCACCCAGAGCGCCGCCCTTCATCAGACTCACAAACCTCTCTTTCTCCTGGCTGTCAAGGAGCGCCCACAGCTCCTCCTCAGAGAGCTGGTCAAGATCCAGCTCTGATAGACGCTCAGTCACGCCTTCTGACGGCTCCTCGTCTCCTCCGAGCTCTTCCAGTTTTCTCATAATGGCTTCGATCTCCGCTGCGCTGCCTGCTCCCGACTCCTGAAGCTCGGCCAATCTGGACAGAAGCTCCATAACTTCAATGTTCTCCTCATTTCCCTGCAGGACACCGGCGTCTCTTAACACACTTCCCATCCCTCCATCGGTCATTTGCGCCTTTTGTCTCAGCCCGAGGAGAATATCTTGCATTTTCTCCTTCCCCTCACGCTCTGTTTTGCCCATGTTCTTCAGCTCCTGCAGAACAGACTCCTTGTAGAACTCCTCAGAGCACAAGGAGTGACCAGGGCTCCTGTAGCAAGCCACGCCGCAGTACCTCAGGTTGCACCGAGGACAAGTGTAGCAGGCGGGTTGGCAATCACACAACATGCACACCGAGCCCGGTTTTGTGTTCCCCCCGTCAGCTTCGTGATTTGTAGCAGGAGTGAGAAGGTCTTCCCCCCTC
This sequence is a window from Nerophis ophidion isolate RoL-2023_Sa linkage group LG09, RoL_Noph_v1.0, whole genome shotgun sequence. Protein-coding genes within it:
- the znhit2 gene encoding zinc finger HIT domain-containing protein 2, coding for MNPIIRRTLPPSVRSLLTDIRPKDESLWADDSHDDPPVNTEGIQLPSRGEDLLTPATNHEADGGNTKPGSVCMLCDCQPACYTCPRCNLRYCGVACYRSPGHSLCSEEFYKESVLQELKNMGKTEREGKEKMQDILLGLRQKAQMTDGGMGSVLRDAGVLQGNEENIEVMELLSRLAELQESGAGSAAEIEAIMRKLEELGGDEEPSEGVTERLSELDLDQLSEEELWALLDSQEKERFVSLMKGGALGGLIPMWRPWWEEHEAGRRALVEVLEEEVNKQENGESPPETVQNQDCKAKKSQGRSKKEAMTRGSSAASRMPSISSKIPKLGDLCPNPSPLVCYGLVNALYCYSFILRLFNGDVNSLLSEFCDTMLALSEALSSSRVFNSTQEAVHCAETLILSGGYLDKGESRATDWAAEGAAHIMTGRDDKDPTGYTLAALSQLHSALSKVRPVLSKDGDEGAKRQKYFLASKKCEFFQAWTMDNSQRTRRLALEMWKEHSRRESGRETVEKTKALVEESFKKGKRIGNSKLIQELS